In one Cercospora beticola chromosome 1, complete sequence genomic region, the following are encoded:
- a CDS encoding uncharacterized protein (BUSCO:EOG09260XL0), whose product MVVTRVLCVAEKPSIAKAVAGHLSGGHFQTHPITGNQYVKNYEFSFNFPGWGPCEVTMTSVLGHLMEADFGAQYKSWHSQDPSALFDAPIEISVADKMKAVARNIGVKARHAHYLYIWTDCDREGEHIGTEIMKCAQETNQRFRTAGRVVRARFSNIERTHVLTAARNPITIDEAQANAVYARQELDLRIGACFTRRLTIDLKPMMPWADERGKVISYGSCQFPTLGFVVERYMRVRNFVPETFWAIKVMHRKDDQEVNFRWARTHLFDRMVTTILYEKCLNAREAVVSRVQTKPTSKWRPLPLTTVELQKCGSRFLRMNGQRVMSVAESLYQKGFISYPRTETDQFDKNMDLRQLVQKQAQNQSRWANYAQGLLNGGFRWPRDGRHNDKAHPPIHPVNFVAANALDDESQRVYEFVTRRFLACCSDDAKGSKTEVSIAYGPETFHASGLTVLQRNYLDVYPYDKWTSSQVLPDFQQGESFVPTSALMHEGQTSPPGYLTEPELIALMDTNGIGTDATMAEHIAKIQEREYVQTRPRAGQARQNAGDESEEEVEGPVQAQRGGGRGRGRGRGRGGRGGANNRPGGSTTGVEEFIPTTLGVALIEGYESMGHEISMAKPFLRKQMEVKMKDICENRITKQAMVQEMIEQYRATYVRTKHGMHFLQASVRKYVQGQPG is encoded by the exons ATGGTCGTGACGAGAGTTCTCTGTGTGGCTGAGAAGCCTTCAATTGCGAAGGCTGTGGCAGGACACCTCAGTGGGGGCCATTTCCAGACT CATCCAATCACCGGCAATCAATATGTGAAGAATTACGAATTCTCGTTCAATTTTCCAGGATGGGGTCCTTGCGAAGTTACCATGACTTCGGTGTTGGGTCACCTCATGGAGGCCGACTTTGGAGCCCAATACAAAAGCTGGCACTCGCAAGACCCTTCTGCTCTGTTTGACGCTCCAATCGAAATTTCTGTCGCGGACAAAATGAAGGCGGTGGCACGCAACATCGGAGTCAAGGCTCGCCATGCTCACTACCTGTACATCTGGACGGACTGTGATCGAGAGGGCGAGCACATCGGCACCGAGATCATGAAATGTGCGCAGGAGACCAACCAACGGTTTCGTACTGCAGGTAGAGTCGTTCGTGCACGCTTCTCGAACATTGAGCGAACGCATGTGCTAACTGCAGCGCGAAATCCGATCACGATAGATGAAGCGCAAGCCAATGCTGTATATGCACGGCAGGAGCTCGATCTGCGTATCGGAGCATGCTTCACTCGTAGACTGACAATCGACCTGAAGCCGATGATGCCCTGGGCGGACGAACGCGGCAAGGTAATCAGTTACGGCAGCTGCCAGTTTCCAACACTCGGCTTCGTGGTTGAGCGATACATGCGCGTGCGCAATTTTGTGCCCGAGACCTTCTGGGCAATCAAGGTTATGCATCGAAAAGACGACCAGGAAGTCAACTTCCGCTGGGCTCGAACACATTTGTTCGACCGGATGGTCACGACGATTCTCTACGAAAAATGTCTGAATGCACGAGAGGCAGTGGTGTCGAGAGTGCAGACCAAACCGACCTCGAAATGGAGGCCCTTGCCACTTACGACTGTTGAATTGCAGAAATGCGGCAGCAGATTCCTCCGGATGAACGGCCAACGTGTTATGAGTGTCGCAGAGAGTCTCTATCAAAAAGGCTTCATCAGTTATCCGCGCACGGAGACGGATCAATTTGACAAAAACATGGACCTTCGACAGTTGGTGCAGAAGCAGGCCCAGAACCAATCTCGCTGGGCGAACTACGCGCAAGGACTGCTCAATGGCGGCTTCCGATGGCCTCGTGATGGTCGTCACAATGACAAAGCCCACCCTCCAATCCATCCCGTCAACTTCGTCGCCGCAAATGCTCTCGATGACGAGTCGCAGCGAGTCTACGAGTTTGTCACCAGGCGATTCTTGGCGTGCTGTAGTGATGATGCAAAGGGAAGCAAGACCGAAGTGAGCATTGCTTATGGTCCTGAGACCTTCCACGCCTCTGGCTTGACGGTACTGCAGCGCAACTACCTGGATGTGTATCCCTATGACAAATGGACCAGCAGTCAAGTGCTGCCTGACTTTCAACAAGGAGAGTCTTTCGTGCCGACATCTGCCTTGATGCACGAAGGACAGACTTCGCCACCCGGATACCTCACGGAGCCAGAGCTGATAGCATTGATGGACACTAATGGCATTGGCACCGATGCAACAATGGCCGAGCACATTGCCAAAATACAGGAGCGAGAGTATGTGCAGACAAGACCGAGAGCCGGGCAGGCGCGCCAGAATGCCGGGGACGAAAGTGAGGAAGAGGTAGAAGGTCCCGTACAAGCCCAACGAGGGGGCGGTCGAGGACGTGGTAGAGGCCGCGGCAGAGGTGGACGCGGTGGAGCCAACAACCGTCCTGGAGGAAGCACGACCGGAGTGGAAGAATTTATACCGACAACGCTTGGGGTCGCGCTTATCGAAGGCTACGAGAGCATGGGCCACGAGATCAGCATGGCGAAGCCCTTTCTACGCAAGCAG ATGGAGGTGAAGATGAAGGATATCTGCGAGAATCGCATCACGAAGCAAGCCATGGTCCAGGAGATGATTGAGCAATATCGAGCCACATACGTCCGAACAAAGCATGGCATGCACTTTCTTCAAGCG TCTGTGCGCAAGTACGTTCAAGGCCAACCAGGATGA
- a CDS encoding uncharacterized protein (BUSCO:EOG09265822) has product MVVFALLIINKAGGLVYNRTFAPGLQKLDSNDYLILAGTFHGIHAISRSINPAPPVQPIPGNRRPPTTGIESLESSHFRLTCFQSATGVKFLLFTSPEQPNTDLVVRRCYEIYGDFVMKNPFYSMEMPIRVEKFDRALGSYLVRPA; this is encoded by the exons ATGGTTGTCTTCGCACTTCTGATCATCAACAAAGCTG GTGGCCTCGTCTACAATCGCACCTTTGCTCCCGGGCTGCAGAAATTGGATTCCAATGACTATCTCATCTTGGCTGGCACCTTTCACGGCATACACGCCATTTCCCGTAGCATAAATCCGGCGCCGCCGGTTCAGCCTATCCCTGGCAACAGGAGACCGCCCACCACCGGAATTGAGAGCCTGGAAAGCAGCCACTTTCGTCTAACGTGCTTTCAAAGCGCTACTGGGGTCAAGTTTCTGCTCTTTACCAGCCCTGAGCAGCCCAACACAGATCTCGTGGTGCGGAGGTGTTACGAGATCTACGGCGATTTTGTCATGAAGAATCCATTCTACAGCATGGAAATGCCCATACGTGTGGAGAAGTTTGACAGAGCCTTGGGGAGTTACTTGGTCAGGCCTGCTTGA